The following are encoded in a window of Gossypium raimondii isolate GPD5lz chromosome 13, ASM2569854v1, whole genome shotgun sequence genomic DNA:
- the LOC105767124 gene encoding uncharacterized protein LOC105767124 isoform X1, with amino-acid sequence MAMPLLTYYKSSHLNRCLVEGNTLLRVYSIRDFSRKFWGFLFPSLYTVYPFIPISTLFYPHKFSPQKHSMAAISCFLRLRHSSPSSKVRIGSGSFGEIYLGTNLQTNEEVAIKFLKEWLKVVTRGKISLKGVLSVLLLPLLLWLV; translated from the exons ATGGCTATGCCATTACTTACCTATTACAAGTCTTCCCACTTAAACAGATGTTTAGTTGAAGGGAATACCCTATTACGGGTGTATTCCATTCGGGATTTTAGCagaaaattttggggatttctaTTCCCTTCCCTCTACACTGTTTACCCATTCATTCCCATATCAACCCTATTTTACCCTCACAAATTCTCACCTCAAAAACACTCAATGGCAGCCATTTCTTGCTTCCTCCGACTTCGGCATTCCTCCCCTTCATCCAAGGTCAG GATCGGCAGTGGCTCTTTTGGAGAGATCTATCTGG GTACGAACCTTCAAACCAACGAAGAGGTTGCCATTAAGTTT CTAAAGGAGTGGTTGAAGGTAGTAACAAGGGGAAAAATATCACTCAAGGGTGTGCTAAG tgtgttattgcttcctcttcttctttggctTGTTTAA
- the LOC105767232 gene encoding serine/threonine-protein kinase ATG1c, whose product MAQATGRGRVVGNYLVGRKIGSGSFSIVWHARHRVHGTEVAIKEIVTGRLNKKLQDSLMLEIFILKRINHPNIIRLHDIVEVPGKIHLVLEYCKGGDLSMYITHHGCVPEATAKHFMQQLAVGLQVLRDNNLIHRDLKPQNLLLSTNECNSVLKIADFGFARSLQPWGLAETLCGSPLYMAPEIMQLQKYDAKADLWSVGAILFQLVTGKTPFTGNNQIQLLQNIVKSTELLFPVENNYLTADCKDLCLKLLRRNPAERLTFQEFFNHPFLSQGQPNEPLRSQGILGNGYPFFESSPGSADESFQEDCLPFFLDDDSSGPEGSPSFEKKRSSMKSGYGFSPNAKDTGEQTSNPLNKVNFTSKYSGTRHKLDDPSFRHESSKVSGETLHEPHKSMDQRSTSTHSRVGDTLELNDQDYVLVSGPPMDVSFSASTSKPNHVPYKLESPPLIPFTSNTTSTAPVPIVAATNINVYHVGSLESQSSAPGTSPGSIDVGDALEQPSSHCIPRIKSLQQCASAITELVHEKTEAGRHLEAFSIQLVILAIWKQALHICHTQAASAMEGSPSQETSRLRSSTSKKRGTSDTEEYPEDISSEIEREFLQEVEHAEELSNVIEPGSTEMPDAMETIFQAALALGRRGGVDELMGEMESAANLYSNAVCLLIFLLVEAPSLILNPPFSLTNSDRYRLRTYIDFLRNRQGYSRSQRMALLSSKDQA is encoded by the exons ATGGCTCAAGCAACGGGGAGGGGAAGAGTGGTAGGGAACTATTTAGTGGGCCGGAAAATCGGGTCGGGTTCCTTTTCGATTGTTTGGCATGCGAGGCATCGAGTTCATGGAACCGAGGTGGCGATAAAGGAGATCGTAACGGGTCGACTCAATAAGAAGTTGCAAGATAGTTTGATGTTGGAAATCTTTATTTTGAAGAGAATCAATCATCCTAATATTATTCGACTGCATGATATTGTTGAG GTTCCTGGAAAGATACATCTTGTATTAGAATACTGCAAGGGGGGTGACCTTTCTATGTATATTACACACCATGGATGCGTCCCTGAGGCAACTGCAAAGCATTTCATGCAGCAACTAG CGGTTGGCCTACAAGTTCTCCGTGACAATAATCTTATACATCGTGATCTAAAGCCTCAG AATCTTCTTCTGTCAACAAACGAATGCAATTCAGTTTTAAAGATTGCAGACTTTGGATTTGCAAG ATCGCTGCAACCTTGGGGGCTTGCTGAAACGTTATGTGGTTCACCACTTTACATGGCTCCTGAGATAATGCAACTGCAGAAGTACGATGCAAAG GCAGATCTCTGGAGTGTTGGGGCTATTTTATTTCAGCTTGTTACGGGGAAAACTCCTTTCACTGGGAACAATCAAATACAG TTACTCCAGAATATTGTGAAATCAACTGAGTTGCTTTTCCCTGTGGAAAACAATTATTTGACTGCTGATTGCAAAGATTTATGTCTAAAACTGCTGCGTCGTAATCCAG CGGAACGTTTAACATTTCAAGAGTTCTTTAATCACCCATTTCTCTCTCAGGGCCAACCAAATGAACCATTGAG GAGTCAGGGAATTTTAGGAAATGGTTATCCATTTTTTGAAAGCAGTCCTGGAAGTGCTGATGAAAGCTTTCAGGAGGATTGTCTTCCCTTCTTTCTGGATGATGATTCTAGTGGTCCTGAAGGGAGCCCTTCCTTTGAAAAGAAGAGGTCCTCAATGAAATCTGGTTATGGATTTTCTCCCAATGCAAAAGATACTGGAGAACAAACTTCTAATCCTTTGAATAAAGTCAATTTTACATCCAAATACAGTGGTACAAGACATAAATTAGATGATCCTAGTTTTAGACATGAAAGCAGCAAGGTTTCAGGTGAAACTCTGCATGAACCTCACAAATCCATGGATCAAAGATCTACGAGTACTCATTCAAGAG TTGGGGACACACTGGAGTTGAACGACCAAGATTATGTTCTCGTATCAGGACCTCCCATGGATGTGTCATTTTCAGCTAGCACTTCCAAGCCAAACCATGTTCCATACAAACTGGAGAGTCCACCCCTGATCCCCTTTACCAGTAACACCACATCAACAGCTCCTGTGCCAATTGTTGCTGCGACCAATATTAATGTCTATCATGTAGGAAGCTTGGAAAGTCAGAGCTCTGCCCCTGGGACTTCTCCAGGGTCCATCGATGTTGGGGATGCTCTGGAACAGCCATCATCTCATTGCATCCCAAGGATAAAGTCGTTACAGCAGTGCGCATCTGCAATTACAGAGTTAGTGCATGAGAAG ACTGAGGCAGGTAGGCATCTTGAAGCGTTCTCAATCCAGCTTGTGATTCTTGCAATTTGGAAGCAAGCATTGCATATATGTCATACACAGGCTGCATCAGCTATGGAAGGAAGTCCAAGCCAAGAGACAAGCAGACTAAGGAGTAGTACCAGTAAGAAGCGTGGAACGTCTGATACAGAAGAGTATCCAGAAGATATATCCTCGGAGATAGAGAGGGAATTTCTCCAGGAAGTTGAGCATGCTGAGGAACTTTCCAATGTTATTGAGCCTG GAAGTACAGAGATGCCTGATGCAATGGAGACGATATTTCAGGCTGCCCTTGCTTTGGGAAGACGTGGAGGG GTTGATGAGCTCATGGGCGAAATGGAAAGTGCAGCAAATTTGTATTCAAATGCAGTGTGTTTGTTGATCTTCCTTCTAGTCGAAGCACCATCCCTCATTTTGAACCCTCCATTTTCCCTCACAAACTCAGATCGGTATAGGCTTCGAACTTACATTGATTTTCTTAGAAACAGGCAAGGTTACTCAAGATCTCAGAGGATGGCACTTCTGAGTAGCAAGGATCAGGCATAG
- the LOC105767124 gene encoding uncharacterized protein LOC105767124 isoform X6 codes for MAMPLLTYYKSSHLNRCLVEGNTLLRVYSIRDFSRKFWGFLFPSLYTVYPFIPISTLFYPHKFSPQKHSMAAISCFLRLRHSSPSSKVRIGSGSFGEIYLGTNLQTNEEVAIKFQS; via the exons ATGGCTATGCCATTACTTACCTATTACAAGTCTTCCCACTTAAACAGATGTTTAGTTGAAGGGAATACCCTATTACGGGTGTATTCCATTCGGGATTTTAGCagaaaattttggggatttctaTTCCCTTCCCTCTACACTGTTTACCCATTCATTCCCATATCAACCCTATTTTACCCTCACAAATTCTCACCTCAAAAACACTCAATGGCAGCCATTTCTTGCTTCCTCCGACTTCGGCATTCCTCCCCTTCATCCAAGGTCAG GATCGGCAGTGGCTCTTTTGGAGAGATCTATCTGG GTACGAACCTTCAAACCAACGAAGAGGTTGCCATTAAGTTT cagagttga
- the LOC105767124 gene encoding uncharacterized protein LOC105767124 isoform X4, with the protein MAMPLLTYYKSSHLNRCLVEGNTLLRVYSIRDFSRKFWGFLFPSLYTVYPFIPISTLFYPHKFSPQKHSMAAISCFLRLRHSSPSSKVSFDLVVGSAVALLERSIWVRTFKPTKRLPLSLVERMIA; encoded by the exons ATGGCTATGCCATTACTTACCTATTACAAGTCTTCCCACTTAAACAGATGTTTAGTTGAAGGGAATACCCTATTACGGGTGTATTCCATTCGGGATTTTAGCagaaaattttggggatttctaTTCCCTTCCCTCTACACTGTTTACCCATTCATTCCCATATCAACCCTATTTTACCCTCACAAATTCTCACCTCAAAAACACTCAATGGCAGCCATTTCTTGCTTCCTCCGACTTCGGCATTCCTCCCCTTCATCCAAGGTCAG TTTCGACTTGGTCGTAGGATCGGCAGTGGCTCTTTTGGAGAGATCTATCTGG GTACGAACCTTCAAACCAACGAAGAGGTTGCCATTAAGTTT agttgagagaatgattGCCTAG
- the LOC105767124 gene encoding uncharacterized protein LOC105767124 isoform X5 has protein sequence MAMPLLTYYKSSHLNRCLVEGNTLLRVYSIRDFSRKFWGFLFPSLYTVYPFIPISTLFYPHKFSPQKHSMAAISCFLRLRHSSPSSKVSFDLVVGSAVALLERSIWVRTFKPTKRLPLSF, from the exons ATGGCTATGCCATTACTTACCTATTACAAGTCTTCCCACTTAAACAGATGTTTAGTTGAAGGGAATACCCTATTACGGGTGTATTCCATTCGGGATTTTAGCagaaaattttggggatttctaTTCCCTTCCCTCTACACTGTTTACCCATTCATTCCCATATCAACCCTATTTTACCCTCACAAATTCTCACCTCAAAAACACTCAATGGCAGCCATTTCTTGCTTCCTCCGACTTCGGCATTCCTCCCCTTCATCCAAGGTCAG TTTCGACTTGGTCGTAGGATCGGCAGTGGCTCTTTTGGAGAGATCTATCTGG GTACGAACCTTCAAACCAACGAAGAGGTTGCCATTAAGTTT CTAA
- the LOC105767124 gene encoding uncharacterized protein LOC105767124 isoform X3 has protein sequence MAMPLLTYYKSSHLNRCLVEGNTLLRVYSIRDFSRKFWGFLFPSLYTVYPFIPISTLFYPHKFSPQKHSMAAISCFLRLRHSSPSSKVSFDLVVGSAVALLERSIWVRTFKPTKRLPLSFRVERMIA, from the exons ATGGCTATGCCATTACTTACCTATTACAAGTCTTCCCACTTAAACAGATGTTTAGTTGAAGGGAATACCCTATTACGGGTGTATTCCATTCGGGATTTTAGCagaaaattttggggatttctaTTCCCTTCCCTCTACACTGTTTACCCATTCATTCCCATATCAACCCTATTTTACCCTCACAAATTCTCACCTCAAAAACACTCAATGGCAGCCATTTCTTGCTTCCTCCGACTTCGGCATTCCTCCCCTTCATCCAAGGTCAG TTTCGACTTGGTCGTAGGATCGGCAGTGGCTCTTTTGGAGAGATCTATCTGG GTACGAACCTTCAAACCAACGAAGAGGTTGCCATTAAGTTT cagagttgagagaatgattGCCTAG
- the LOC105767124 gene encoding uncharacterized protein LOC105767124 isoform X2, with the protein MAMPLLTYYKSSHLNRCLVEGNTLLRVYSIRDFSRKFWGFLFPSLYTVYPFIPISTLFYPHKFSPQKHSMAAISCFLRLRHSSPSSKVRIGSGSFGEIYLGTNLQTNEEVAIKFCVIASSSSLACLIVSSTHS; encoded by the exons ATGGCTATGCCATTACTTACCTATTACAAGTCTTCCCACTTAAACAGATGTTTAGTTGAAGGGAATACCCTATTACGGGTGTATTCCATTCGGGATTTTAGCagaaaattttggggatttctaTTCCCTTCCCTCTACACTGTTTACCCATTCATTCCCATATCAACCCTATTTTACCCTCACAAATTCTCACCTCAAAAACACTCAATGGCAGCCATTTCTTGCTTCCTCCGACTTCGGCATTCCTCCCCTTCATCCAAGGTCAG GATCGGCAGTGGCTCTTTTGGAGAGATCTATCTGG GTACGAACCTTCAAACCAACGAAGAGGTTGCCATTAAGTTT tgtgttattgcttcctcttcttctttggctTGTTTAATTGTTTCCTCCACCCACAGTTGA